TTACTATAGGTGGTGTGGTTCGTGTTAAAGCGGATTCATCGGTAGAACAATTTAAGGAGTCCGATTTTCAATCAGACTATGTACAGGAGCTTTTGGTTGGAAAGAAGAATATTTTGATTAAAATGCCAAGTGGGAAGCAGGTTATTAGTCTTTCTCAGTTTAAAAACTGGAGGCTTAATAATCAGGGCTTGGTGGAAATGCTGCCTGCGCTGTATATGTTTCTGGCATTTTATCTGGTAGTGCTACTTATTACGAAAGCAGTACAGTATCTTCTTGTGGCATTGGCATTTGCTTTAATTTGCAGGGGAAGTGTCCGAAGAAGTGATGGGAAGATGGTGTCCATGGCAGAATCTTTTTATATTGCAGTGTATGCAAGAACATTGGCTGCAATAATCGGGAGTGTGAATGCGGCGCTTGGGTATAGGATAGATAGTATGATTCTTATGATCGTGACAGTATTTATTACGATGGGATTTATCATGCGTGGAGAGATTTCTGTGTTGGATACACAGACATCAAAGGAATAATAAGTGTAAAAGAGTTCATAACGAACTTGAAAAGAGATGAATCAGTAATCTGTTGAGAAATCAGCAGAGAGGTTTAAGGAGGAATTTGTTATGTCAAAGGTTATTATGGTTACCGGCGGTAGCCGAAGTGGAAAGAGCGTAATCGCAGAGCAGAAGGCAAAGGAATATGGAAAGCGCAGTGTTCTTTATCTTGCGACAGCGATTCCGGTCGATGATGATATGAAAGAACGTATCCGTATCCATCAGGAAAGACGAGATTCCGAATGGGGAACTTATGAAGGATACCGAGATCTTGGAGAAGTTGTAAAGAGTACAGAAAAGAATACGATCCTTCTTGATTGTGTTACCGTTATGATTACAAATATTTTATGTGAAGATGAGGAGAGAGATTTTGATAAGATTTCTGCTTCCGAAGTAGAAAAGCTTGAGAACGAAGTTATAAAGGAACTGAGTAATCTTGTAAAGGCAATTCGTGATGAAGATAAGACACTTATCATTGTATCTAATGAGGTTGGAATGAGTGTGGTTCCGTCATATCGACTTGGAAGAATTTTTAGCGATATTTCAGGAAAGGCAAATCAGGTTCTTGCTTCTTTAAGTGATGAAGTTTATGTAGCGATCAGTGGTCTGCCACTTCGTCTTAAATAGGTGTGCCTATGGCTAAAAAGAAAAAAAGAAAAGGGAGCGGATTTTTTTCAAATCTGCTTCTTATATTGTGCATTCTCATTTTTTGTGTTGCAGCATGGAAGCTGTGGGGGTATTATAGACATTACCATGGTGGGAAAAAGGAATATGAGCAGTTAAGACAATATGTGAAAGAAAATGCTGATCCTGACGAACAGAAAACGAAGAAGGGGAAGGATAACTGTCCGGTTACAGTAGATTTTGAGGCACTTGCTAAGGTGAATCCGGATGTAAAGGCCTGGATCTATATTAAGGGTACGGGCATTAATTATCCGATTGTTCAAGCGGCAGATAATACGACATACCTTCATCAGACATTTGAAGGAAAGGATAGTTTTATTGGTGCGATCTTTTTAGATGCAGGATGTGAACCGGATTTTTCTTCGGAAAACAGTATCGTCTATGGACATAATTTGAAAAATGGCCAGATGTTTGGTATGCTAAAGAAGCATTATGATACAGAGTATAATCCGGATGCCGATTATAAAAAGCATCAGAAAATCTGGATTATCACACCGGAGGAAGAGATAGAATATAAGGTGTTTGCAGCAAGAGAGATTGATGTTAATGAGGATTCTGATGTATATACGATTGCATTTGCTTCTGAGGAAGACTATGCATCTTATTTGAAGAATTCTATTGAAAAGGCACTTTATAGTCTGAAAACAAAACCAGACAGTGAAGAAGATATTCTGACATTATCAACATGTACTTCTTCTTCGAAAGCCGGCCGTTTTATTGTGCAGGCAACACAGATACAAAGGACAGCAAAGTAGTAGACAAGGAGTAGATATGAGAGAGAAAAATATATGGGAGAGAATCAGGAATTCTTCGAATTGCAGAGTTCTTATTCTTAATCTGATTCTGACTCTTTGCCTGAATCTTCTTCTGGAATTTACGGAGAGGAGATCTGTAGGTGAGGTGATTACATTTGTTCAGGAAAGAACATTTGTATTTCTCTATAATGGATTTATTATATTTTTATGTTTTTCCATTGTATTTTTAGTAAGGAAAAGGATTTTTGCCTATGTATTTATCAGTGGCTGCTGGGTTTTAGTAGCGATTGCGAACGGAGTAGTTTTAAGTGACAGAAAGACACCGTTTACGGCAGTAGATCTTACATTAGTAAAGTCAGTTCTGCCGATTCTTGGCAGTTATCTTGAAGTGTGGCAGATTCTTGGAATTGTCATCTTATTAGTGGTCGGGACAGGTGGTCTTGTATGTCTTTACCTTTATTCTCCAGAAGATAAGCGATCGAGGCATTTGGTAACAGAAGTTTTATGTACAGCAGTTACTGTAGTATGTTTTTGTGCGGTAACTTATGTCGGAGTCGGTAAAGGAATGCTGATTAAGAAGTTTGATAATCTGATCGCCGGTTATAAAGATTATGGAGTTGCCTATGGTTTTTGTGTCACAGCAATAGATACCGGGATTGACCGTCCGATTAATTATTCAAGAGAAACGGTAGACCGCATAAAGAAAAAAGTAAAAAAAGCAGAAAAGAAAAAGGCAGGAGTTGTACGTCAGCCTAATATTATTTTTATTCAGTTAGAGTCTTTTTTTGACGCAACAACAGTAAAGAATTTAAATATTTCAGAAGATCCGATTCCTACATTTCATAAGATTCAGAAAGAATATACATCAGGATATTTAAAAGTTCCGGTTTATGGAGCAGGAACAATCAATACAGAATTTGAAGTCATTACAGGAATGAATATTGATTATTTCGGTACAGGAGAATACCCATATCGAAGTATTCTTCACAAAACAACCTGTGACAGTGTGGCCTATTGGTTAAAAGAGAAGAAGTATGCATCAAGTGTGATTCATAACAATAATGCATCTTTTTATGATAGGGATGCCGTTTTTTCCAATCTTGGATTTGATAATTTTATCAGTATTGAAAATATGGATATCGAAAGCAGAAACGAAGCCGGATGGGCGAAAGATTCTGTTTTGACCAGATATATCATGGATACTTTACAGCAGACAGAGAAGAAAGATATTATTTATACGATATCTGTGCAGGGGCATGGAGATTATCCTACAGATGATCAGAGTAATTCTCCAATTACCGTTTCTGGTGAAGGTTTGAGTCAGAGTTATCTTAATCAGTTTACATACTATGTGAATCAAACAAGAGAAATGGATGATTTTATTAAAGAACTGACAGAAAAACTTTCCGATTATCCAGAAGACGTGATGGTGATCGCCTATGGTGATCATTTGCCGGGAATGAATCTTGAAAATAAAGATCTCAAGAATAATTCAAAGTACGAGACACCGTATTTTATCTGGGATAATTTTGGATATAACAAGGCAAATAAAAAGAAAGAATCCTGTAAAGTAGAAGCCTGGCAGCTGGCATCGAAAGTACTTGGCGAGGTAGGAATCTATAATGGATTTTTAAATAAATATCATCAGACGATGCAGTCTAGTGAAAAATACCGTAAAAATCTAAAACTTTTACAGTACGATATGCTTTATGGAAGTGATTTTGTACGAGAAGGCAAAAAGCCTTTGGAACCGACAAAGATAAATTACAGCTTAGATCCTGTAGAAATTACAGAAATAAAAGAATGTGAAGATAGCTATTTATTAGTTGGAAATAATTTTACAGATGCAAGCCGGGTTTTTGTAAACGGAGTGAAAGTGGCTTCAGAAAAACAAAGCAGCAGTGTGTTAAAAATCTCTAAAAAGGCTGTAAAGGAAGGTGACAAGATTACGGTTCATCAGGTAAGTGTGACAAATGAAAATATTACACTGAACCAGTCTGAAGAATATGAATTTCGTAAAGATAAAGTAAGATTGTTATACAAAAATTTGTATGATGAATAAATTAAAGCAGCTGTTCATAACAAATTTACAGCATGTGGCCTTTTGCTACGTATGGACAGTATGGACAGCTGCAAATAAGAGAAAACAGGAGGATAAAGTATGTCAACAACAACCGCAATATTATGCGCCTTTGGCGTGTACTTGCTGCTGATGATTGGAATTGGTGTCTGGTGTATGAAAAAGACAACAGGAGCCGATGACTATTTCTTAGGAGGAAGAGGTCTTTCCGGTCCGGTAGCTGCATTATCTGCACAAGCATCCGATATGAGTGGATGGCTGCTTATGGGACTTCCAGGTTCTGTATATGCATTAGGTACAGGACAGGCATGGATCGCTGTCGGTCTTGGACTTGGAACAATCGCAAACTGGTTAATTATTGCAAAGCCGCTTCGTGCGTATACGATCGTGGCAAATAATTCCATGACTCTTCCGGAATTTTTCGGAAATCGTTACCATGATAAGAAGAAGATTCTTTTAGGAATCTCTTCAGTTATCATCGTTGTATTTTTCTTGGTATACACAGCCTCTGCGCTGGCATCAGGAGGAAAGCTTTTTAATACGGTATTTGGTATTGATTATCATGTAGCATTATTTATTGGAGCAGCCGTTATTTTAATTTATACATTTATGGGCGGTTTCCTTGCAGTATGTACAACCGACTTTGTGCAGGGAACCTTAATGCTTATCGCATTATTAGTTGTTCCGATTGTTGCATGGGGATTTGTAAGCGGAGATTTCTCTGCATTATTAACACAGAGTGGAGTGAATTCAGAACACTATATGAGTCTTATGTATAATGGAGATCATCCGATTACACCGATTGAGATTATATCTAATCTCGCATGGGGACTTGGATACTGCGGAATGCCTCAT
This Anaerobutyricum hallii DNA region includes the following protein-coding sequences:
- the putP gene encoding sodium/proline symporter PutP — encoded protein: MSTTTAILCAFGVYLLLMIGIGVWCMKKTTGADDYFLGGRGLSGPVAALSAQASDMSGWLLMGLPGSVYALGTGQAWIAVGLGLGTIANWLIIAKPLRAYTIVANNSMTLPEFFGNRYHDKKKILLGISSVIIVVFFLVYTASALASGGKLFNTVFGIDYHVALFIGAAVILIYTFMGGFLAVCTTDFVQGTLMLIALLVVPIVAWGFVSGDFSALLTQSGVNSEHYMSLMYNGDHPITPIEIISNLAWGLGYCGMPHILIRFMAIKNEKELRKSSVIAIVWVIISLTLAVAIGVIGRAYLLPAILGETAGAPSAESVFIQMIQETFTNKINLPFIGGIFICGILAAIMSTADSQLLVCSSSVSADIYQDIFKPEATDKEVLNVGRITTIVVAALAFIIAWNPNSSVMALVSDAWAGLGSAFGPLVVMSLFWKRTNLPGAIAGLLSGALTVIIWDYIPLIGGQTPYVATGLYSLVVGFIISLLFIIVVSLITKAPEESIVEEFETYKAYKE
- the cobU gene encoding bifunctional adenosylcobinamide kinase/adenosylcobinamide-phosphate guanylyltransferase — encoded protein: MSKVIMVTGGSRSGKSVIAEQKAKEYGKRSVLYLATAIPVDDDMKERIRIHQERRDSEWGTYEGYRDLGEVVKSTEKNTILLDCVTVMITNILCEDEERDFDKISASEVEKLENEVIKELSNLVKAIRDEDKTLIIVSNEVGMSVVPSYRLGRIFSDISGKANQVLASLSDEVYVAISGLPLRLK
- a CDS encoding sulfatase-like hydrolase/transferase gives rise to the protein MREKNIWERIRNSSNCRVLILNLILTLCLNLLLEFTERRSVGEVITFVQERTFVFLYNGFIIFLCFSIVFLVRKRIFAYVFISGCWVLVAIANGVVLSDRKTPFTAVDLTLVKSVLPILGSYLEVWQILGIVILLVVGTGGLVCLYLYSPEDKRSRHLVTEVLCTAVTVVCFCAVTYVGVGKGMLIKKFDNLIAGYKDYGVAYGFCVTAIDTGIDRPINYSRETVDRIKKKVKKAEKKKAGVVRQPNIIFIQLESFFDATTVKNLNISEDPIPTFHKIQKEYTSGYLKVPVYGAGTINTEFEVITGMNIDYFGTGEYPYRSILHKTTCDSVAYWLKEKKYASSVIHNNNASFYDRDAVFSNLGFDNFISIENMDIESRNEAGWAKDSVLTRYIMDTLQQTEKKDIIYTISVQGHGDYPTDDQSNSPITVSGEGLSQSYLNQFTYYVNQTREMDDFIKELTEKLSDYPEDVMVIAYGDHLPGMNLENKDLKNNSKYETPYFIWDNFGYNKANKKKESCKVEAWQLASKVLGEVGIYNGFLNKYHQTMQSSEKYRKNLKLLQYDMLYGSDFVREGKKPLEPTKINYSLDPVEITEIKECEDSYLLVGNNFTDASRVFVNGVKVASEKQSSSVLKISKKAVKEGDKITVHQVSVTNENITLNQSEEYEFRKDKVRLLYKNLYDE
- the srtB gene encoding class B sortase, coding for MAKKKKRKGSGFFSNLLLILCILIFCVAAWKLWGYYRHYHGGKKEYEQLRQYVKENADPDEQKTKKGKDNCPVTVDFEALAKVNPDVKAWIYIKGTGINYPIVQAADNTTYLHQTFEGKDSFIGAIFLDAGCEPDFSSENSIVYGHNLKNGQMFGMLKKHYDTEYNPDADYKKHQKIWIITPEEEIEYKVFAAREIDVNEDSDVYTIAFASEEDYASYLKNSIEKALYSLKTKPDSEEDILTLSTCTSSSKAGRFIVQATQIQRTAK
- a CDS encoding DUF1189 domain-containing protein, producing MQQESKIGFLWQYVIACVHPSQYKELIRKKKGAFIGYISVLIMFLVFIENVIPFAAWTASVGGFENLFLERIPGFTLEKGEFHSESPIDFTIGGVVRVKADSSVEQFKESDFQSDYVQELLVGKKNILIKMPSGKQVISLSQFKNWRLNNQGLVEMLPALYMFLAFYLVVLLITKAVQYLLVALAFALICRGSVRRSDGKMVSMAESFYIAVYARTLAAIIGSVNAALGYRIDSMILMIVTVFITMGFIMRGEISVLDTQTSKE